The Faecalibacterium prausnitzii genome includes a window with the following:
- a CDS encoding 4Fe-4S dicluster domain-containing protein, whose translation MSFFTRYAMDALMKTTHPEINRRQCWNLHPHRTPCTACKDICPFGDAIFTRPNLVKDWDPCTDCGLCVSACRSGCIAPSPEQVQRDTAPADSDNDTVWIGCEKSTRKNTLVRACVSALSWEALAYLALNKKVVLDLTPCGECENDVCAEHLRNELTRLVEFFGQPLFEARFTLAYEQDAAPFHSKEYSRREMMEQVTAGSKAGTKQLLRMLPGLRDDDQSAVDFRLLLHQRTKQLKAASETPLKYGYHLPNFTQKCFACGRCEKACRAGAIRFEDLPDGQTRAVITPWKCSECGVCVATCSNGGLDGLKLRQLTTLGPVSVYKCTKSLCKECGKPIAPTCKDGICSVCRIKIRTKKRQEEAVAKAKERQAEREAKRAAEEAAKALAAEVQAESAAAAAETAPAAAVPEAPAAETEMN comes from the coding sequence ATGAGTTTCTTTACGCGCTACGCCATGGATGCGCTGATGAAGACCACCCACCCGGAGATCAACCGCAGACAGTGCTGGAACCTGCACCCGCACCGCACCCCCTGCACGGCCTGCAAGGACATCTGCCCCTTTGGGGATGCGATCTTCACCCGCCCGAATCTCGTCAAGGACTGGGACCCCTGCACCGACTGCGGCCTCTGCGTTTCTGCCTGCCGCAGCGGCTGCATCGCCCCCTCGCCGGAGCAGGTCCAGCGGGATACGGCCCCCGCCGACAGCGACAACGACACCGTCTGGATCGGCTGCGAGAAAAGCACCCGCAAGAACACCCTCGTCCGGGCCTGCGTATCGGCCCTCTCGTGGGAGGCGCTGGCCTACCTGGCCCTGAACAAAAAGGTCGTGCTGGACCTGACCCCCTGCGGCGAGTGCGAGAACGACGTCTGCGCCGAACATCTGCGCAACGAGCTTACCCGTCTGGTGGAATTTTTCGGCCAGCCCCTCTTCGAGGCCCGGTTCACCCTGGCCTACGAGCAGGATGCGGCCCCCTTCCACAGCAAGGAATACTCCCGCCGCGAGATGATGGAGCAGGTGACGGCCGGCTCCAAGGCGGGCACGAAGCAGCTGCTCCGGATGCTGCCCGGCCTGCGGGACGATGACCAGAGCGCGGTGGACTTCCGCCTGTTGCTGCACCAGCGCACCAAGCAGCTGAAAGCCGCCAGCGAAACGCCCCTCAAATACGGCTACCACCTGCCCAATTTCACCCAGAAGTGCTTTGCCTGCGGCCGGTGCGAAAAGGCCTGCCGCGCCGGGGCCATCCGCTTCGAGGATCTGCCCGACGGCCAGACCCGCGCGGTCATCACGCCGTGGAAGTGCAGTGAATGCGGCGTCTGCGTTGCCACCTGCTCCAACGGCGGTCTGGACGGGCTGAAGCTCCGCCAGCTGACCACGCTGGGCCCGGTGAGCGTTTACAAATGCACCAAGAGCCTCTGCAAGGAGTGCGGCAAGCCCATCGCCCCCACCTGCAAGGACGGCATCTGCTCGGTCTGCCGCATCAAGATCCGCACCAAAAAGCGGCAGGAAGAAGCCGTGGCCAAGGCCAAGGAGCGCCAGGCCGAGCGCGAGGCCAAGCGCGCCGCCGAGGAAGCCGCCAAGGCACTGGCGGCGGAAGTCCAGGCCGAGTCGGCTGCTGCAGCTGCAGAAACGGCCCCCGCCGCCGCTGTGCCGGAAGCGCCCGCTGCCGAAACCGAAATGAATTAA
- a CDS encoding ABC transporter substrate-binding protein produces MDHSISRRQFLKASGLAAAGACAAGLLTSCGGSSSAGSTGSAASGTVDTSKYTILYSSQPATLNYLTTATDLEMVVGANCVDTLVEYDNKGVMREGLATSWDWDADTLTWTFHLREENWVDNNGEVVAPVTAQDFVDALKYVLTPDYASSNVGLVTAYIAGADDYYNYYVYLNNANTGVVDDDGTTYTADASGLVTVTAPDGTASTYEPLDFDTVGVTAVDDHTLTYTLTYDFPGFLSLLCYLPYEPAYGPLLDEMGDQYATSAETMYSCGAFYLADYESLETWIMKKNPENYDADNVFIETISRIYNAEAAVNGPEMIKRGEIDEATIGSDILDSWLSDDTTKSMVSMDRPNTNYTYFYMFNFMPYAHEFSNWSVEGVDAEYEPDNWAKAINNTNFRKAFLYGINNAVTLAVSAPEGYDGYKLNTITPPNFCATTAGVDYTQCGDLANITEFFDEAKAKEFRDAAIEELTAAGATFPIKVQLPYNPSSTDWDKQCQVFKQQLEGVLNDGFDFIDVIITEGPADSFLSAVRRNGKFEFLLCNWGADYSDPETETDPFYQAEDSRGMRYAYLRTGVEDGFITGDTADAIMQYMTAIEAAKQITDDIDARYKAFADAEALLINNALVIPRGMSVPAYLATRLNYWEGQYASTGFSNKRLKGIHVLDHYISMEEYEANRDAR; encoded by the coding sequence ATGGATCATTCGATTTCTCGCCGCCAGTTCCTCAAAGCCAGCGGTCTGGCAGCCGCAGGCGCATGTGCAGCCGGTCTGCTGACCAGCTGCGGCGGCAGCTCCTCTGCCGGCAGCACCGGCAGCGCGGCTTCCGGTACGGTGGACACCTCCAAGTACACCATCCTGTACTCCAGCCAGCCCGCCACCCTGAACTACCTGACCACCGCCACCGATCTGGAAATGGTCGTGGGTGCCAACTGCGTGGATACGCTGGTCGAGTACGACAACAAGGGCGTCATGCGCGAAGGTCTGGCCACCAGCTGGGACTGGGATGCGGACACCCTGACCTGGACCTTCCATCTGCGGGAGGAGAACTGGGTGGACAACAACGGCGAAGTCGTGGCCCCCGTCACCGCGCAGGACTTTGTGGACGCCCTGAAGTATGTTCTGACCCCGGACTACGCCTCCTCCAACGTCGGTCTGGTCACCGCCTACATCGCCGGTGCCGATGACTACTACAACTACTACGTCTACCTGAACAACGCCAACACCGGCGTTGTGGACGACGACGGTACCACCTACACCGCCGACGCCAGCGGTCTGGTCACCGTGACCGCTCCGGACGGCACCGCCAGCACCTATGAGCCGCTGGACTTCGACACCGTGGGCGTCACGGCCGTGGATGACCACACCCTGACCTACACCCTGACCTACGACTTCCCCGGCTTCCTGAGCCTGCTGTGCTACCTGCCCTATGAGCCTGCCTACGGCCCCCTGCTGGATGAGATGGGCGACCAGTACGCCACCTCTGCCGAGACCATGTACAGCTGCGGTGCGTTCTATCTGGCGGATTACGAGTCTCTGGAGACCTGGATCATGAAGAAGAACCCGGAGAACTACGACGCCGACAACGTCTTCATCGAGACCATCAGCCGCATCTACAATGCCGAAGCCGCCGTCAACGGCCCGGAGATGATCAAGCGCGGCGAGATCGACGAAGCCACCATCGGTTCCGATATTCTGGACAGCTGGCTGAGCGACGACACCACCAAGAGCATGGTCTCCATGGACCGCCCCAACACCAACTACACCTACTTCTACATGTTCAACTTCATGCCCTACGCCCACGAGTTCTCCAACTGGAGCGTCGAGGGCGTGGACGCCGAGTATGAGCCGGACAACTGGGCCAAGGCCATCAACAACACCAACTTCCGCAAGGCCTTCCTGTACGGCATCAACAACGCCGTCACGCTGGCTGTTTCTGCCCCGGAAGGCTATGACGGCTACAAGCTGAACACCATCACGCCCCCGAACTTCTGCGCCACCACTGCCGGTGTGGACTATACCCAGTGCGGCGACCTGGCCAACATCACCGAGTTCTTCGATGAGGCCAAGGCCAAGGAATTCCGCGATGCTGCCATCGAGGAGCTGACCGCTGCCGGTGCCACCTTCCCCATCAAGGTGCAGCTGCCCTACAACCCCTCTTCCACCGACTGGGACAAGCAGTGCCAGGTCTTCAAGCAGCAGCTGGAGGGTGTGCTGAACGACGGCTTCGACTTTATTGATGTCATCATCACCGAAGGCCCTGCGGACAGCTTCCTGTCCGCCGTCCGCCGCAACGGCAAGTTCGAGTTCCTGCTCTGCAACTGGGGCGCCGACTACTCCGACCCGGAGACCGAGACCGACCCGTTCTATCAGGCCGAGGATTCCCGCGGGATGCGCTATGCATATCTGCGCACCGGCGTGGAAGACGGCTTCATCACCGGCGACACTGCGGACGCCATCATGCAGTACATGACCGCCATCGAGGCTGCCAAGCAGATCACCGATGACATCGACGCCCGCTACAAGGCCTTCGCCGATGCCGAGGCCCTGCTCATCAACAACGCGCTGGTCATCCCGCGCGGCATGAGCGTGCCCGCCTATCTGGCCACCCGCCTGAACTACTGGGAGGGCCAGTACGCTTCCACCGGCTTCTCCAACAAGCGCCTGAAGGGCATCCATGTGCTGGACCACTACATCTCCATGGAGGAGTACGAGGCCAATCGCGACGCCCGCTGA
- a CDS encoding ABC transporter ATP-binding protein: MSKILTCEHLTKAYGKEKTALNGIDLNLDFGRIVGLLGPNGSGKTTLLKLANGLLQPTEGVVKIAGMIPGPETKEIVSYLPDADWLPDWMRVEELVNMFRDFYGTPCEAKAYIGFDAAKANEMLARLNIDPKARLKTLSKGTKEKVQLVLAMSRAAKLYLLDEPIGGVDPAARDYILNTIISNYSKDATVVISTHLIEDIEPVLDEAVFLKDGKIFAHRAVDDIRETEGKSVDAYFREVFKC, encoded by the coding sequence ATGAGTAAGATCCTGACCTGTGAACATCTGACCAAGGCCTATGGGAAAGAGAAGACCGCCCTGAACGGCATCGACCTGAACCTTGATTTTGGCCGCATCGTCGGCCTGCTGGGCCCGAACGGCAGCGGCAAGACCACGCTGCTCAAACTGGCAAACGGTCTGCTGCAGCCCACCGAGGGCGTGGTGAAGATCGCGGGCATGATCCCCGGCCCGGAGACGAAGGAGATCGTCTCCTACCTGCCGGATGCCGATTGGCTCCCCGACTGGATGCGGGTGGAAGAGCTGGTGAACATGTTCCGGGATTTCTACGGGACGCCCTGCGAAGCCAAAGCGTACATCGGGTTCGATGCCGCCAAAGCCAACGAGATGCTGGCCCGGCTGAACATCGACCCCAAGGCCCGGCTCAAGACGCTTTCCAAGGGCACCAAGGAAAAAGTTCAGCTGGTGCTGGCTATGAGCCGCGCCGCCAAGCTCTACCTGCTGGATGAGCCCATCGGCGGTGTGGACCCCGCCGCGCGGGACTATATCCTGAACACGATCATTTCCAACTACAGCAAGGACGCAACGGTCGTCATCTCCACCCATCTCATTGAGGACATCGAGCCGGTGCTGGACGAGGCCGTGTTCCTGAAGGACGGCAAAATCTTCGCCCACCGCGCTGTGGACGACATCCGCGAGACTGAGGGCAAGAGTGTCGATGCGTATTTCCGGGAGGTATTCAAATGCTGA
- a CDS encoding GntR family transcriptional regulator: MSEQFDSSRPIYAQLVERLKARILAGTYQPGGHLDSVRDLAAAAGVNPNTMQRALAQLEAEGLVRTERTSGRFVTEDTDLIEQLRASAARNIAADFLEKMRSIGYTPQQAAELLRSWNETEGKQHE, translated from the coding sequence ATGAGCGAACAGTTTGATTCCAGCCGGCCAATCTATGCCCAGCTGGTGGAACGGCTCAAAGCCAGGATTCTGGCGGGCACCTACCAGCCCGGCGGGCACCTCGACTCGGTGCGGGACCTTGCCGCAGCGGCAGGGGTCAACCCCAACACGATGCAGCGGGCGCTGGCCCAGCTGGAAGCCGAGGGCCTGGTCCGCACCGAGCGGACGAGCGGCCGGTTTGTAACGGAGGATACCGATTTGATCGAACAACTGCGGGCGTCTGCGGCCCGGAACATCGCAGCAGATTTTCTGGAAAAAATGCGCAGCATCGGCTATACGCCCCAGCAGGCGGCAGAGCTGCTGCGCAGCTGGAACGAAACGGAGGGAAAACAGCATGAGTAA
- a CDS encoding polyribonucleotide nucleotidyltransferase gives MAIEFGSRKETFENFKVYETTLAGRPFKVEMGKMCGLSNASALIRYGETCVMCNVVMSPKPREGVDFFPLNVEYEEKLYAAGRIPGSFMRREGRPGERAILTSRVVDRPMRPLFPKEMRNDVCITMTVMSLDPDCSPEIAGMIGASLVTAVSEIPWNGPIGGVQVGLVDGEIVLNPTQEQRKKSDLALTVAATMDKIVMIEAGANEVDEDTMLNAIKAAHVEIKKTIAFINEIVAERGKPKIDFQVVGLDMDVFHAIKEKYLDDFKAAMDTDDKNVRDAALLPILDKIAAEYPDLSDADLDLVSYKMQKYVVRRWLLDEGKRVDGRGINEIRPLAAEVGILPRVHGSGMFTRGQTQVLTTCTLGGTKDNQLMDDLTDEQTKRYIHHYNFPPYSVGEARAPRSPGRREIGHGALAERALVPVLPSLEEFPYTIRCVSEVLSSNGSTSQASICGSTLALMDAGVPIKAPVAGISCGLITEGDRWMTMLDIQGVEDFHGDMDFKVGGTRKGITAIQMDIKIDGLTYDIIAEAFEKCRKGRLYILDEIIKPVIAEPRHELSRWAPKMFSMMIPTDKIKDVIGKGGKVIQDICATCNCKIDVQEDGHVFVSAVDQEDAKRAIFTIKTIVEDPEIGAIYKGKVTRLMNFGAFVEIAPGKEGLVHISKLDTKRVERVEDVVAVGDAIVVKVTDIDQQGRINLSRRDAILALEAKRAAQEQG, from the coding sequence ATGGCAATTGAATTTGGTTCCCGCAAAGAGACCTTTGAGAACTTCAAGGTCTACGAGACGACGCTGGCTGGCCGGCCCTTCAAGGTCGAGATGGGCAAGATGTGCGGCCTGTCCAACGCAAGCGCCCTCATCCGCTACGGCGAGACCTGCGTGATGTGCAACGTGGTCATGAGCCCCAAGCCTCGCGAAGGTGTGGATTTCTTCCCCCTGAATGTCGAGTATGAGGAGAAGCTCTACGCCGCAGGCCGCATCCCCGGCAGCTTCATGCGCCGCGAGGGCCGCCCCGGTGAGCGCGCCATCCTCACCAGCCGTGTTGTGGACCGCCCCATGCGCCCGCTGTTCCCCAAGGAGATGCGCAACGATGTCTGCATCACCATGACCGTCATGAGCCTGGACCCGGACTGCAGCCCGGAGATCGCCGGTATGATCGGCGCATCCCTCGTCACCGCTGTGTCGGAGATCCCCTGGAACGGCCCCATCGGCGGCGTTCAGGTCGGCCTGGTGGACGGTGAGATCGTCCTGAACCCGACCCAGGAGCAGCGCAAAAAGAGCGACCTGGCCCTGACCGTGGCTGCCACCATGGACAAGATCGTCATGATCGAAGCCGGTGCCAACGAGGTCGATGAGGACACCATGCTGAACGCCATCAAGGCGGCGCATGTGGAGATCAAGAAGACCATCGCGTTCATCAACGAGATCGTGGCCGAGCGCGGCAAGCCGAAGATCGACTTCCAGGTCGTGGGCCTGGATATGGACGTCTTCCATGCCATCAAGGAGAAGTATCTGGACGACTTCAAGGCTGCGATGGACACCGACGACAAGAACGTCCGCGATGCCGCGCTGCTGCCCATCCTGGACAAGATCGCCGCAGAGTACCCCGACCTGAGCGATGCAGACCTCGACCTCGTCAGCTACAAGATGCAGAAGTACGTCGTCCGCCGCTGGCTGCTCGATGAGGGCAAGCGCGTGGATGGCCGCGGCATCAACGAGATCCGCCCGCTGGCCGCAGAAGTGGGCATCCTGCCCCGCGTCCATGGCTCCGGCATGTTCACCCGCGGCCAGACCCAGGTGCTGACCACCTGCACCCTGGGCGGCACCAAGGACAACCAGCTCATGGATGACCTGACCGATGAGCAGACCAAGCGCTACATCCACCACTACAACTTCCCGCCGTACTCGGTCGGCGAGGCCCGCGCACCCCGCAGCCCCGGCCGCCGCGAGATCGGCCACGGCGCACTGGCCGAGCGCGCCCTTGTGCCGGTGCTGCCCTCTCTGGAGGAGTTCCCCTACACCATCCGCTGCGTGTCCGAAGTCCTGAGCTCCAACGGCTCCACCTCGCAGGCTTCCATCTGCGGTTCCACGCTGGCGCTGATGGACGCCGGTGTGCCCATCAAGGCTCCGGTCGCCGGCATCTCCTGCGGCCTCATCACCGAGGGCGACCGCTGGATGACCATGCTGGACATTCAGGGCGTCGAGGACTTCCACGGCGACATGGACTTCAAGGTCGGCGGCACCCGCAAGGGCATCACCGCCATCCAGATGGACATCAAGATCGACGGCCTGACCTACGACATCATCGCCGAGGCCTTTGAGAAGTGCCGCAAGGGCCGTCTGTACATCCTGGACGAGATCATCAAGCCTGTCATCGCTGAGCCGCGCCACGAGCTGAGCCGCTGGGCCCCCAAGATGTTCAGCATGATGATCCCCACCGATAAGATCAAGGACGTCATCGGCAAGGGCGGCAAGGTCATTCAGGACATCTGCGCGACCTGCAACTGCAAGATCGATGTGCAGGAGGACGGCCACGTCTTCGTCTCTGCGGTCGATCAGGAGGATGCAAAGCGCGCCATCTTCACCATCAAGACCATCGTGGAGGACCCGGAGATCGGTGCCATCTACAAGGGCAAGGTCACCCGCCTGATGAACTTCGGTGCCTTCGTCGAGATCGCACCGGGCAAAGAGGGCCTCGTCCACATCTCCAAGCTGGACACCAAGCGTGTCGAGCGGGTGGAAGATGTGGTGGCCGTGGGCGACGCCATCGTGGTCAAGGTCACGGACATCGACCAGCAGGGCCGCATCAACCTGAGCCGCCGCGACGCCATCCTGGCTCTGGAAGCCAAGCGCGCCGCACAGGAGCAGGGCTGA
- the rpsO gene encoding 30S ribosomal protein S15, which translates to MNKQEVMAKVALTEKDTGSPEVQVALLTAHINELNEHLKKNPNDHHSRRGLMKMVGRRRNLLAYLQKKDIERYRALIATLGLRK; encoded by the coding sequence ATGAACAAGCAGGAAGTTATGGCCAAAGTCGCTCTGACCGAGAAGGACACTGGCTCCCCCGAAGTTCAGGTCGCTCTGCTGACCGCTCACATCAATGAGCTGAACGAGCATCTGAAGAAGAACCCGAACGATCACCACAGCCGCCGTGGTCTGATGAAGATGGTTGGCCGCCGCCGCAATCTGCTGGCCTACCTCCAGAAGAAGGACATCGAGCGTTACCGTGCTCTGATCGCAACCCTGGGTCTGCGTAAGTAA
- the ribF gene encoding riboflavin biosynthesis protein RibF has translation MQILSSLSPLALEHEGGTAVAMGFFDGIHIGHRAVINGAVQWAREHGAAPAVFTFRLPADNKMKGKRLLSTEDKHALIESLGVEYYLCPDFEEIRAMTPEQFVYGIVQDCHARALFCGENFTFGAKAAGDPDLLRRLCAPLGVEVVVVPMAQFEEKPVSSTRIRTALEGGDIPAANAMLGMPYAIRFAVQHGAGLGHTLGVPTINQLYPQGFQLPRFGIYITRTKIGDVWYPSATGLGTRPTVNDDPSKVTCETFIPGFSGDLYGTDPVVEFHAYLSPSKKFDTLDELKACINHAAERAQAYFRAEA, from the coding sequence ATGCAGATCTTATCCTCTCTTTCGCCGCTGGCGCTGGAACACGAGGGCGGCACTGCCGTCGCCATGGGCTTTTTTGACGGCATCCACATCGGCCACCGTGCCGTGATCAACGGGGCCGTCCAGTGGGCCAGAGAACACGGTGCGGCCCCGGCGGTGTTCACCTTCCGGCTGCCGGCCGACAATAAGATGAAGGGCAAGCGCCTGCTCTCCACCGAGGACAAGCACGCCCTGATCGAAAGCCTTGGGGTGGAATATTACCTCTGCCCGGACTTTGAAGAGATCCGCGCGATGACGCCGGAACAGTTCGTGTACGGCATCGTGCAGGACTGCCATGCAAGGGCACTGTTCTGCGGCGAGAACTTTACCTTCGGGGCAAAGGCAGCGGGCGACCCGGATCTGCTGCGCAGGCTCTGCGCCCCGCTGGGCGTGGAGGTCGTGGTGGTGCCGATGGCCCAGTTTGAGGAAAAGCCGGTGTCCTCCACCCGCATCCGCACGGCGCTGGAGGGCGGCGACATCCCGGCGGCCAACGCCATGCTGGGGATGCCCTACGCCATCCGCTTTGCGGTGCAGCATGGGGCGGGCCTCGGCCATACGCTGGGGGTGCCCACCATCAACCAGCTCTACCCGCAGGGTTTCCAGCTGCCGCGCTTCGGCATCTACATCACCCGCACGAAGATCGGTGATGTCTGGTATCCCTCGGCCACCGGGCTTGGCACCCGGCCTACCGTCAACGATGACCCCTCCAAGGTGACCTGCGAGACCTTCATCCCCGGCTTTTCCGGCGACCTTTACGGCACCGACCCGGTGGTGGAGTTCCACGCGTACCTCAGCCCCAGCAAAAAATTCGATACGCTGGACGAGCTGAAAGCCTGCATCAACCATGCAGCCGAGCGGGCGCAGGCGTATTTCCGGGCAGAGGCCTGA
- the truB gene encoding tRNA pseudouridine(55) synthase TruB produces MQGILIVDKPTDWTSFDVIAKLRGILGTRKLGHSGTLDPMATGVLPVFCGGASKAVDLQLDHTKAYRAVLRLGARTDTGDSTGTVLETAPVTAGEKELLDVLPQFIGPQMQTPPMYSAVKINGQPLYKMARQGIEVERKARPIEILHIEYEGSPAENEYTLTVRCSKGTYIRVLLEDIAAAMGQKGTMSALRRVAAGVYTEADAHTLEEIQAAKDAGPAALEALMLPVESVFASLPLLTVAPKVEQHLYNGCPTSRYPAADGRYRVRNEAGQFLGLANIVGGVLRVEKLFVERN; encoded by the coding sequence ATGCAGGGCATCCTCATCGTTGACAAGCCCACCGACTGGACCAGCTTTGACGTCATCGCAAAGCTGCGGGGCATCCTGGGCACCCGGAAGCTGGGCCACAGCGGTACGCTGGACCCCATGGCCACCGGGGTGCTGCCGGTGTTCTGCGGCGGGGCCAGCAAGGCCGTAGACCTGCAGCTGGACCACACCAAGGCCTACCGCGCCGTGCTGCGGCTGGGGGCCCGCACCGATACTGGCGACAGCACCGGTACGGTGCTGGAAACGGCCCCGGTCACGGCAGGGGAGAAGGAGCTGCTGGATGTGCTCCCGCAGTTCATCGGCCCCCAGATGCAGACGCCGCCCATGTACTCGGCCGTCAAGATCAACGGCCAGCCGCTCTATAAAATGGCGCGGCAGGGCATCGAGGTGGAGCGGAAGGCCCGCCCCATCGAGATCCTGCACATCGAGTACGAGGGCAGCCCGGCAGAGAACGAATACACCCTGACGGTGCGCTGCTCCAAGGGCACGTATATCCGCGTTCTGCTGGAGGACATCGCCGCCGCCATGGGCCAGAAGGGCACCATGAGCGCCCTGCGCCGGGTGGCCGCCGGTGTTTACACCGAGGCCGACGCCCACACGCTGGAGGAGATCCAGGCGGCAAAGGACGCAGGCCCTGCGGCGCTGGAAGCGCTGATGCTGCCGGTGGAGAGCGTCTTTGCCTCGCTGCCGCTGCTGACGGTGGCCCCTAAGGTGGAACAGCACCTCTACAACGGCTGCCCCACCAGCCGCTACCCCGCCGCCGACGGGCGCTACCGCGTCCGGAACGAGGCCGGGCAGTTTCTGGGCCTTGCCAACATCGTGGGCGGAGTGCTCCGAGTCGAAAAGCTCTTTGTGGAGCGAAACTAA
- a CDS encoding DHH family phosphoesterase, translating into MTEQLNVQQMAEKLLTADDILILCHKNPDGDTVGCGSALYYALSALDKTAAVLCSDPIPSRYAFTNPRLYKGEFEPQIVVAVDVASLQLFGENNGMPQFSRHVDLCIDHHAGNSGYAEFTLLDGTAAAAAELLYEVLCAMGVDLTPHIANCLYTGLSTDTGCFRFSSTTARTHIVAAKLMEAGARVEELNTLLFDTKPRERMEAERIARNHLEYHLDGRCALIYLTRDEIEQSGVDPADLEELTSLPISIEGVKVGLTLRQQPGGSYRISVRTARGVDACAIARRLGGGGHTRAAGCELLGNLDNAKSAILAEVEAVLDAEKQPQEGE; encoded by the coding sequence ATGACAGAACAGTTGAATGTGCAGCAGATGGCCGAAAAGCTCCTGACTGCGGACGACATTTTGATTCTGTGCCACAAAAACCCGGATGGGGATACCGTTGGCTGCGGCAGCGCCCTGTACTACGCGCTCAGTGCGCTGGACAAAACAGCGGCGGTGCTCTGCTCCGACCCCATTCCCAGCCGGTATGCGTTTACCAACCCGCGTCTGTACAAAGGCGAGTTCGAACCTCAGATCGTCGTGGCCGTGGACGTGGCAAGCCTCCAGCTCTTCGGCGAGAACAACGGGATGCCGCAGTTCAGCCGCCACGTCGATCTCTGCATCGACCACCATGCGGGCAACAGCGGCTATGCCGAGTTCACCCTGCTGGACGGCACGGCAGCGGCAGCGGCAGAGCTGCTGTACGAGGTGCTCTGCGCCATGGGCGTGGACCTGACCCCGCACATCGCCAACTGCCTTTATACCGGTCTGTCCACGGACACCGGCTGCTTCCGGTTCTCTTCCACCACGGCCCGCACCCACATCGTGGCGGCCAAACTGATGGAAGCAGGGGCGCGGGTGGAAGAGCTGAACACGCTGCTCTTCGACACCAAGCCCCGCGAGCGGATGGAGGCGGAGCGGATCGCGCGCAACCATCTGGAATATCATCTGGACGGTCGCTGCGCCCTCATCTACCTCACACGCGATGAGATCGAGCAGAGCGGCGTAGACCCCGCCGACCTCGAAGAGCTGACCAGCCTGCCCATCAGCATCGAGGGCGTCAAGGTCGGCCTGACCCTGCGTCAGCAGCCCGGCGGCAGCTACCGCATCAGTGTGCGCACCGCCAGGGGTGTGGACGCCTGCGCCATCGCGCGGCGTCTGGGCGGCGGCGGCCACACCCGCGCTGCGGGCTGTGAGCTGCTGGGCAACCTGGACAACGCCAAGAGCGCGATCCTGGCTGAGGTGGAAGCCGTGCTGGACGCAGAAAAACAGCCGCAGGAGGGCGAATAA
- the rbfA gene encoding 30S ribosome-binding factor RbfA codes for MSQKNMGRLAQDMKRELIAIIGRLKDPRLEGGLLTVTRLDVTPDLDVAKVYVSVMGRADGPKPAIEALNRASGHVRTEVSKKMHIRKAPRFIFVEDDGAAYAAHINELLRELNVNGDSEQPSQTEE; via the coding sequence ATGTCTCAGAAAAATATGGGGCGTCTTGCCCAGGATATGAAGCGTGAGCTCATCGCCATCATCGGGCGGCTGAAGGACCCGCGCCTGGAGGGCGGTCTGCTGACCGTCACCCGTCTGGATGTGACGCCCGACCTGGATGTCGCCAAGGTCTATGTGAGCGTGATGGGCCGTGCCGACGGCCCCAAGCCCGCCATCGAGGCGCTGAACCGCGCTTCCGGCCATGTGCGCACCGAAGTGAGCAAGAAGATGCACATCCGCAAAGCTCCGCGCTTCATCTTCGTGGAGGATGACGGCGCAGCCTATGCAGCCCACATCAATGAGCTGCTCCGTGAGCTGAACGTCAACGGCGACAGCGAACAGCCGTCGCAGACCGAGGAATAA